Within the Pseudomonas putida genome, the region CGATCAGTTGATTGAATTAGCAAAGACCCGTTCGGGAGACAAGCCTTACTGCGTGATCAGGAGTTGGATTTTGCTTGATGTGATGGTGTCTCACACCGACGAGAAGACTCTGCAGGCGCAAGGTCTTCAACCTACCGTGTTATTGGGACGGGAAATCATTTTCGACAGTCGCACCCAGTGCTCACGGCCAGGCGGGCTGAGATCCAGCTTTCTTTACTCGCAGGTAGGGTCGGTGTTCGAAAGCAAAGACACGCTGTATTACCTGGCGGGGCCCGGCTTTCGCAATCACACCAGTCTCACAGCTGTACTGACGCTCGATAACGTTGGGTGGCGGGTGACCCAGGACGCAATGTGAAGCGACGACCTGATACTAACGACACGGAGCCTGGGTAATTGAAGATAGCGATCTACTCTGATTTGCATCTGGAATTTTCTGAGTTCGAGCCTCCTCCGGTCGAGGCTGATGTGGTTGTACTCGCGGGCGACATTTCGGTGCGAAGCCTCGGAGTGACGTGGGCAAATCAGACATTCAAATGCCAGGTGATCTACGTCTGCGGCAACCACGAGTTTTACAAGGGGCACATTGATCGAACGCTTACCAAGATGCGAGACGCAGCCGAGCCGCATGTGCGCATCCTGGACAACCAGAGCCTCGTCATCGGGGGCACTCGGTTTCTGGTGGCGACTGGTTGGACAGACTTCACCTCGACCGGGGACTACAGAGCAGCGATGAGGGAATGTGCGCAATGGATGAACGACTTCAAACGAATCCGCATCGGGGACGGTTATCGCAAGCTCAGACCCGCCGACCTCATTGCCCGGAACATCGCTACCCGCGAGTATCTCGCCTGCGAACTCGCTAAGCCGTTTGACGGCAAGACGGTAGTTGTTACACACCACTGCCCGATAGCTGAGGTCGCCGGGGATGGCCATGAAGGCCACCTAGCGGCGGCTTACTCCAACCAATGGCACGATTTGCTTGAGCTCGCGGATGCATGGATCTTTGGTCACACGCACCATGCTGTTGATACAAGTGTCTCCGGCTGCAGACTCGTCTCAAATCCGAGGGGATATCCTGGTGAGCGAACAGGATTTGCCGCAGATTTCATGATGGAGATCTGACTCTGAGTGGCCTGGTCGACATCCGCCATGGTGACATAACGTTAAGCCAAGGTGAGTGTGAAGCCGCCAGGACGGTTGTCGCCCAGCTTCATTAGTTGTTTTAGCCTAGCTAGCCAGGCTCATCTATGGCATATAGCCGCTATCGGAGCGTGAGCACCCTTGAGCTGGTGCGCATGCAGATGGAGGCTAGGTAATCCGCTCGCAGCGCGACACGGAAGGCCGGGATCGGGATCAAGGTAGATGGTTGAGTATCGGAAAGGCCGTGTGAAGCGTTTATGGGACGCGCTAGCGGCGCGGATCTGCGAAATGGGCGAGGGGTATAACACGTCTCAGACGCTTTCGAGTAAAGAGAAGTTCTTTGAGCCGTTGACCCCCGTGCTATTGAAGGAACATGTCTCAAGCAGGTACGAGCGTGAGCTGAGGCACGCTCTGGAAAATCCCGAGATTCTGAACATAGCCATCACGGGCAGCTATGGCGCTGGCAAGAGCAGCGTTCTGAAGACTTTTTTTGAGAACCACCGATCCTACAAACACACCTTCATATCCTTGGCGACTTTCACCAAGCCCGATCTTGTCGGTGAATCTGGGACTAAGCCCAAGGTGGACACGTCATCTCAGACGCCTGCAGAAAAAGGCGCTGATGCTGCCGGGCCCAAGGTGGATAAGGACATCACGGTTGAAAAAGCGGACAAGGACGTCCTGATCAATCGCATCGAAGAGACGATTGTTCAGCAGTTGCTCTATGCAGTGCCTGCCAGCAAGGTTCCCAAGTCCCGCCTGAAGCGGATCACACAGACTTCGAGCTTTCACTTGTCGCTTCGTACCGGTGCGATGACAGCAATCGCTGTCTGCGCATTGAGGTTGTACAGCCCTACGATAGCCAATAACTCGAGCGTCGCTTCAAGCTGGCTGCTTGAGAAGCTCTTGTTGATTTCCGAGCCTTTGGCCCTGCTCGTCCTGGCTGCTGGAGGTATCTGGTTGCTTCACACCGCTTTGAAGCTCCTGTCGTTATTCAGCATCGATGGGTTAACGCTCAAGGGGGGCAAGCTTGAGGCTACCCAGCATGGCTCGGTGCTTCACAAAAATGTGGATGAGATCATCTACTGCTTTGAGCGCAGCGACGTCGATGTGGTGGTGATCGAGGATCTGGACAGGTTCGATGTTCAGGAAATCTTTTTCCGGCTGAGGGAAATCAATTTCATCATCCGTAACTCTCCTCAGGTGAAGCGGCCTGTCCGATTTGTGTACGCCATTCGGGATGAAATGTTTGGGGTGGGTGACAAGACCAAGTTTTTCGACCTCATCATTCCGATCATCCCAGTCGTTCATGGGGATAACGCCAACGAGCTGCTTTCCAAGCTGCTTGGCGAAAGGGTTTCAAGCGATCGGCTGCCCCATCGGCTACATGAGCGGCTCATAGACAATGTCGGCTACTACATTGATGACATGCGTCTGATCAAAAATCTCGTCAACGAATACTCTATCTACGAGAGCCTGCTTGTCTGCGGTGAAGTGAAACTCGACCTGAACAAGCTCTTTGCCATGGTTGCGATTCGAAATCTCTACCCCCGTGCCTTTGCAGACCTGGCGAAACGACGAGGAACACTCTATTCAATTTTCGAAGAATACCCGGCGTGGGTGGCTTCCCAGTTCCAGTCCAAAGAGGATGAGCTTTCTGCCCTTCAGGCGCGCCGTATAGCCCGTCAGCACGAACAGGCGACGGATGTTGTAGAACTGCGCGCCCGCGTCTGGTACGAGATAATGAGGCGCGACCAAGCGTGGGAGGCAACCTCACTGCAGCTAGATGACGGCTCCTACATTTCACTGAAGGACATCGCCGAAGATGATGGGTTTGCGCGCTTCAAAGCGGCTAACAACGCCCGGCCATCGATTCAAAAACGACCTGACGTCATATGGAATCCTCAGAAAACGGAAATGATCCTCAAGGAAGTGAATTACGAGGCACGCGCCAAGGTGCTGGCTGATTCGTTGCCCGAGCTTGATGCCCAGATTGCCAAACTGGAGCGTGAGATTCGTCACCTCAAAGCGGTACCTTTCAGGGTTGCTGTCAGAAAAACCTATGGTGGTGTGGTCAGGGAGAGGCTAACTGACTTCAAGATGGTGATCTTCCTGGTGCTCAAGGGCTATCTCGACACCGATTTTGTCGATTACCTCGGCTATTTCTACGAAGGCTCGCTGACCCAATCGGATAAGAACCTCATTCTTGCGCTCGGTCGTGATGAAATGGCTGGTTTTAATACCAAGGTTGAAAAACCAGAACGCGTGATTAGAGCGCTCGATCATGAGTCCTTGAGCCAGGGGCGCGGGATCTTGCTCGGCCTGATGAACGAACTGCTCAAGCCAAGGCTTCTGGAGCGAGAGGAGAGTGAAGAACGGGCAGAGAAGTTGGCGGTAATACTCAAGGGGGGGCATCAGGAGCCTGAGCTGCTGGGAGAAGCAACTGAGTACTTCGTCGAATTTGAAAAAGGTAACGAGCTGGTGCGAGCGTTGCACAGCGCTGATTCCGACCTGATTTTCAGCGTATTGAGCACTCGGCGTTTTCAAACAGATGCGTCACGAGCCCGGTGGATCTACCACGTTCTGGATACCCTGACAGCGGATGAGACGGCCAGATTGGACGAGGACGGTACACTCTCAACATGGGTTGAACAGCTCAAGGACGTGTCAGCCTGGATCCCGCGCATGAGCGCGAGTGAGAGAGGTTGGCAATGGTTGCGCAGCAAACCCATCAAGTTTTCGAATATTAGCAAGCAGATCAGCCCGGACGACCTCAAGGCCGTGGTCACGTGGCGCTGCTTGAAACTGGATCTTCGCATGCTACGGCTGCTTTGCCAGGTGGCTGATGGGAATGTTGAGGACGACGCTGTCAGTTACGAAAGGCTCGTTCAGCTGGACGTTCCGAATCTCAAAGAGCAACTCGACGAGGACATCGTTGCTGTCGTCGAGCAGCTCCTGCAACAGGAAGGGATGTTGGATGAGTCGTCCGATACATTACGGGCTCTGTTAGAGCTGCTCAGTACACAGCCAGACAAGATGCGCGAGTTGTTCAGCCGCACCCAGTGTTCATTGCCCAGCCTCGATGAACCTCTGCGGGAGGTTTGGCTGCTGGCAATGGATGAGGATCGTATCGATGCCAACGGTATGCCCGGTGCAGTTTGGATGGTATTCAGGGAGGTCTTGAATGACGGTGAGGGGGTATCAGCCGCCGTCCAAGACCGCAATGCAGAGGCTGTATTCCTGGACTACATCCAGAGCAAGGCCGAAGTCCTGGCTCATGAGCTATGGAGCGAATCCGACCAGCAAATCAAGCTGCAACGGTACCTTCTTTGCAATGAGCGTGTGCAGGACGAAACTCTGGCGCATCTGTTTGCCCCGATAAAGATAGATTTCGCCCTCCTGGATTCGTCGATACCTGCTTCGAGGTGGGCATTCATCTCTGAAGCTGATTGCGTGCCTTATAGCCAAGTGGGGCTGGACATCTTCAGGGTTCATGCACCCCATCTGGAGTTGGCTTACCTGCTCAACCGCTGGGAAGAGGCGAGGCTGAAGCTCAACTTTAGTGCTCTGCCGATCTCCATGACTGTCGCACTGAGCAATTCTCAAGTGCCCTCCATGGGAGAGGTCATGCAGCTATGGTCGACGGTGCCAGCTGATGTCTTTATGAAAAATTCCGAAGCAGCTGTTGGGCTCGCAAACGCGTGTGCACGAGGAAATCAGGAATGGATGCCGTTTTCTGAGAGCTACCTCCCGGTGTTGTTTGAGTTGACCAATAGCCCATTCCTCAGCCAGGGAAACCGTGCCGACATCATGATCCACTTGTTGATCATGGGCTGCGACTGGCTGAGCGTTGCAGCCGTATTGCCACATTTGGGGGATGAGTTCTCAGCCCTTGCTGGGCAGCGGCGCCCGATCAGACTGGCCGCGGAGGTTGAGAACGTGCGATTGATCAAAGCCCTTCAGCGACGTGGTTTCGTTCGTGCCAAAATCTTCGATGCATTGATTATCGCCTGCCGAAAGAAAAGCACCTACTCAGGTGAGAGGGCCTCTAGCCCGTCTCAGGCAGGATGGTTGTGAACCCTGACTCTACTCACATCTACACAAAGGATGAGATCAACATGGTGGTAAAGGAAAGCATCGGCCCACACAGCGGGGCGGTTGTTAATGCCCTGACGTTTGATCAGGCCTACGACCTGGCTACTCAAGAGCCTGACCGCCAGTATCATACTGGCGGGAACTCCACGCCCTTTACGGTTCAGGCACGCATCACCACAAAAGGCGAGCATCGTGGCAGCCGCGTGATTGTTTTCCGCTCCGATGACCAGGAGCGCGCTCGGGCCTATCCTTGCTGCTGGGGTGCCAGAACTAACTGCAACAGCACGCATATTGAGCCTTACACGCCCCAAATGAAGCGCTGAGTAGTATATGCGCTGGGTCACTTGCGGCCCCTTTCTGGGCCGCCTATCAAAACCTTCCTTTCCTTAGCTTTTCCGCAACCGGGTGATCCTCTGCAATCTGACGCGCTGCATGAAGCGGGGAGGGAAGGCGCAAGAAGCCATCCCACAGTGGAGCATTCTTGCACCAGTAACCTGTCTGCAGTGCCAGCTGATCGTTGCAGGCAAAGTCGCCTTTCTGGATCATCACGAATTCCGTCACGCCCAGTTGCTGCCATGAATCCTTCAGCTCGGATTGCCTCACGTCATAGCGCGTGTGGTAGCGGTGTGAGCGCGTCCTGTTGAAGGTTTTGGAGTATGAGGTGAAGTAGTAAACGAGCTCCTGGTGCTCGGCCTGATGAACACCGATCCGGTTGCCGATGTACATGGGAGCCAGAGGCGAAAGTGAGTGCACGCCGGTCATTTGGGCCGTCTGAGAGTCAGACCGGGTACGAATCAGCCAGGCATTTTCCGGTACTGGTGGTAGCCCGCTCCCCGCGCCATCGTTCATGCCGGGGTATAGACGCTTGCCGCCGGCATTGATCAGTACGATCAGAGGAGTATTCGCAACGGGTGTGGGTGCCAGAAGTGCTTGCCTGATCATCAGCTTCGCATCGTCTTCATTCAGCAATCCAGGGGAAGCATGGATAGCACATAAGCCTTCGCTGTAGCTTTTCCATTGGCCAGGGTGGCCATCCGCGCCTTGGACGTACACCTGCAAATCTCGTGTGTTGACCACTGTACGCGTGATGACGGGCAAATAGACGTTCAGTTTGCTGAGGTGGTCAACGTACACCGATACCACTGTCGTATTTGCGGGAATACCGGCAGTACGATCCAGTGGAAGGGGGAGGTAGCCGGTACCGCGCAATCCATCGATGAGGCTGTTGATGGCAGGCCAATCCTCGGGAGGATCGGATTCTATCGATTTGGTTTTGCGCATCCGACTTTTTACCCCCGCTGGCATCGCTTTCTTTGTATCGGCTCCTTCTCCTGGTGGTGCGAGATGAAAGATGAACTGGGTCGAGATGCCGTGTTTGGCGCATAGTGCTCGTAACAGATGCTTTGGGTCATGGTCGTCCTTGGTGGCTACCTCAGGCGCCGTTTCAATGATCGCGGCGTCAGGTGCGAATGCACTTAACCGTGGAAGCAACTCGTTGGTGAACCACTGTTGGATATCAGTTGACGTTGTCTTGGTGGTGAGCACCCGTTGGGCGTCCTTGCATTGAATCTGTTGAAGGGTGACCTGGGGCTTGGGCTTGCCTTTGAAGACCGGGGAGAGCGCACTCAGGTGTTCATAGGCATGGTTGATACGCATCATGATGTCCGTGTGCGCAGTTACTACAGCGATGCGGATGGGTCGCACCGAATCATTCCCCGTCTTGTCACGCTGGGCTATCAGCCGTCCTACATAACGGGTCAGCATGGGTTTGGCAGAGGTAAGCGTCTTCTGCAGGTGGAAGCTCGCCTGGTCGAGAATCACCGTACCCACGCCGCTGCCGATAGGAGAGCCAATCGGTGTGTGCGCATGGATTGGACGCAGTGCACCGGTCAGTGAGATTTCATTCCCGCCTAGCGCCGGCAGCGTCCCTTCCCCCATGAGCTCCAGGAGCTCCGCCGAAGGGCTGGTATAGATCGTCCGGAATTGACCATCGACCAGGGGCAATGTGCGAATCTGGAATTTGGAGATCCCGCGCTCGGTCTTTAGCCAGGTGGAATGCGTGGTGTGACGCCATTCGGGCAAGATATGGCTCAGATGCACTGTGACTGACGCGTACTGGCTGGGAACTTTGTGCAACAGTAACAAACTGGTTGAGACCGAGTGCATTGCCACTGCCCGACGCTCACCGTAGCTGTAGAGCAGCGGGCTGTCCCAGGCAAGTAGGTTTCCATCACTGGACACTTCGAGGTTTAACGGGACGGATGATTCCATGGGTTGGCTGGCCAGCTGCTGGGCGAGCATCCAAGGGACAACCTTGTAGGCCGACGCAGACTGGCGGGGGTCGTTCATCACATCGCGTGCATACAGCGGGGCTGCACGTTCAGGTATCAGTAGCTTGATGAATTCCTGCGCCTCAAGTGGTGCTTTGCGCATTATGTGCTGGGCCCAGACGTTGACGGCCCGGTTCAGCTTATCGGTCTGGATCTCTTTCAGCGAAGCAATGGCAGGCCCGCCCTTCAACAGCTGGGCATTTATCCAAACAGGGCCACCCGTGATGTAACTGAGCATCTCCTCAAGCGCTTCTGTGGGCAGGTAAGGTCTACCAAAGTGATTGGTGAGCAGTTGCCAGCCGTTCTTGAACGCCGGCGATGCTGCATATTGCACGGCAGCTGGTAGCTCGTCTGGATCGAACCTGAACAGGTTAGTCCTCAGGGAAATCGTCATCAGGTAGTCCCTCATCCTCGGTGCCTGCAGATCCGATGTACAGCATCATGGCCTCCACCAAGCCTGCATGGTGGGTGGAAAATTCGTTCCAGTGGCCATCATTCCTGAGCTTTTCTATGGTTCGGTTCAAAAGCTTCGCCCACGTGTTCTGTCCGTCAAAGAACGCCGCGTCGGCCAAGTAGCAGGTGACAGGCGTTCCTCCGCGCCTTGCCCGCCCTACCAACTGAGTCAGCGTGACCAGGACGTTCATCACGGTGTAAAAACGTATGTCCTCGGGTTGGCTGCAAAAGTAGGGGGGCGCCAGGCGTATGCCATTGAGGATACGGTTGGCCTTGGCACGCTCTTGCAGCAATGCCAGGCCTGGCGTCGCCGACGCATGCACCTGCTCGCCCACGCTGTAGCACAGGTGGGCCAGGTTGTTGCCGGGCTGATCGGAGGAGGGCAATGGCCGCACGCAAACCACAACGCCGCCCAAGGCTGACTTGGCGTCTTTGGTGACGATGTTATGGCCCCGCGCCATAGGGTAGATGGAACTCACCAGCAGCTCGACATCCGCATGAGGGCTGTCGGCGAACTCAACCAGATCGTCATAGGTCAAGCGATTGGGCATGGGTAGGCGGTGTTGGCGATCGGCCTTCTTTCCACCCCGGATCCAAGCGACTTTCCGTTGGCCGGCAGCAATTTCGTAAAGTGTTGACGCCAGCTGCTCTGCTTCAGCATCGCTGCCAGTGACGAGAAGTAAACGAGCGCGATGTCGCGTGACTGGATCCTGCTCAAGCGCTGCCAAGCGGCCCGATAACCACGGCCACAGCTCGAAGGCCAGATCTCTGACATGCAGCAGACGGCCATCGATCGGCGTACCCGAAACGTGAACGGACACATTTACGTTCTCAAAGCGGATGTTGCCTTTGGCGTCGGGCACGTCGATCAAGGTTTTCGCATTCAGATCGAAGCAACTGGCCCCTGGAAAATAGGCTGTGGCACTGAAGCCGATAAATGTCCTGTTTACGCCAGCGTGAATCTTGGAGTTAAGGTTGGGCAGAAACTGCAGGGTACGGTGGGGATCGCCAGACATGGCCACGACCTGAAGAGCCCATGTGTCGTGACCCGCTTGTTTGCGTTTGAATCCGTAAACGACGCGCTGCAGAGGGCCGAGAGGGGTTGGGCTGAAGGGCGCGGATCCTGATAGATCCTGCTGCACCCTGAGTGCTGCTGCGACCTTGGCACGTGCCAGGACAGGAACATCGGCATACAGCGTGCGAAGACTGGTTTCGATGTAGTGCAAACTCGTCCGTATGACCAGCGACGACTTCAGCTTTTCGAGTTTTTTCTCCGTGAAGCGACCGCTTAGTTTCCGTTGCTTGGCAAGCGTAAGGAGAAGCCTGCCGATCTCGACGACTACGTCGCTTGGACTGGGTATCGGGTCATTGTGTGCAAAGAAGCTTGCGCAACGGATCAAGGTGAGGCGGTATGGCCTGTACACCGTAGCCGCACACCCCATCGAGAATACTGGCTTCGACGCCCAGGTCGTCGCTGATTTTTTTGTCGTCGGCACGCTCCCACACCGTTTCGCGGTCTGGCCAGACGATGTGCTCAAGGGCAAGCTGCAGTAAGCGAGTGGTGTGATGAATGACAGCGGTACAGGCGCGCTGCGCGCGATAGAGGGTAGAAGAATCGACATCGGGGATTCTGTCACGCTGGAAAATTTCGATATGCAATTCGGCGAGGCTGCTGTGCTCAATGTGGTTGCTCAGAGGAAGTTCGAAGACACTGGTATCGATTGCGCTCAGCAGCAGCCCGTCAATTTCGTCGACCATGAACAACGAAGCCGATCGCAGCAGCAACTCAAGCAGGCTGCGCGACTCGCCACCACCTCCTTCGACTGCGATGCGAGAAGTGCCTGAGATGAGTGCATGGTGGTTTACCACGACAATGTCAGCGGCCAATGCCTGCTCGAGCATGGTGCGCTTGCCACACTGATTCATGAAGGGACAGCTGCGTATGCGCTTGAAGACCTCTTGCCCCTTGCGCTCGCCTGGAAGCTGCAAGTTAAAGCAGGGCTCTGCATCACTGGG harbors:
- a CDS encoding RNaseH domain-containing protein, with translation MTISLRTNLFRFDPDELPAAVQYAASPAFKNGWQLLTNHFGRPYLPTEALEEMLSYITGGPVWINAQLLKGGPAIASLKEIQTDKLNRAVNVWAQHIMRKAPLEAQEFIKLLIPERAAPLYARDVMNDPRQSASAYKVVPWMLAQQLASQPMESSVPLNLEVSSDGNLLAWDSPLLYSYGERRAVAMHSVSTSLLLLHKVPSQYASVTVHLSHILPEWRHTTHSTWLKTERGISKFQIRTLPLVDGQFRTIYTSPSAELLELMGEGTLPALGGNEISLTGALRPIHAHTPIGSPIGSGVGTVILDQASFHLQKTLTSAKPMLTRYVGRLIAQRDKTGNDSVRPIRIAVVTAHTDIMMRINHAYEHLSALSPVFKGKPKPQVTLQQIQCKDAQRVLTTKTTSTDIQQWFTNELLPRLSAFAPDAAIIETAPEVATKDDHDPKHLLRALCAKHGISTQFIFHLAPPGEGADTKKAMPAGVKSRMRKTKSIESDPPEDWPAINSLIDGLRGTGYLPLPLDRTAGIPANTTVVSVYVDHLSKLNVYLPVITRTVVNTRDLQVYVQGADGHPGQWKSYSEGLCAIHASPGLLNEDDAKLMIRQALLAPTPVANTPLIVLINAGGKRLYPGMNDGAGSGLPPVPENAWLIRTRSDSQTAQMTGVHSLSPLAPMYIGNRIGVHQAEHQELVYYFTSYSKTFNRTRSHRYHTRYDVRQSELKDSWQQLGVTEFVMIQKGDFACNDQLALQTGYWCKNAPLWDGFLRLPSPLHAARQIAEDHPVAEKLRKGRF
- a CDS encoding metallophosphoesterase family protein — encoded protein: MKIAIYSDLHLEFSEFEPPPVEADVVVLAGDISVRSLGVTWANQTFKCQVIYVCGNHEFYKGHIDRTLTKMRDAAEPHVRILDNQSLVIGGTRFLVATGWTDFTSTGDYRAAMRECAQWMNDFKRIRIGDGYRKLRPADLIARNIATREYLACELAKPFDGKTVVVTHHCPIAEVAGDGHEGHLAAAYSNQWHDLLELADAWIFGHTHHAVDTSVSGCRLVSNPRGYPGERTGFAADFMMEI
- a CDS encoding DUF6957 family protein, with product MEAAQLAYFLLHGAEHVEGLASSDDQLIELAKTRSGDKPYCVIRSWILLDVMVSHTDEKTLQAQGLQPTVLLGREIIFDSRTQCSRPGGLRSSFLYSQVGSVFESKDTLYYLAGPGFRNHTSLTAVLTLDNVGWRVTQDAM